CCAACCAGTAACCATTTCTAGTAACTGTCAGTGGTCAGATCAATATAAATGTCTTTTGAAGGCCCAACGGCCCCTGGGAACCAATGAAAACTTTAGAGCAGGAGTTTGAGTTTTAGAAGGGTCACTGCCTGTTCCGTACAGGAAGAGCAGCTGAGTCGTAAAGTGAACGTAGGGAGACCAGATGAGAGGATTGGAATAGGGTAGCTGGAGGCAAATGTGTGGATTGCAGAGATACTCGGGAGATAAGATTAGCAGGATTAGATaacaggagaggggctggaaagaGGGAGCAGTTAAGACTCCCAGGATTCTGGTTGAGGCTATCTGGGAAGATGGTGGGGCCATTATTGGGTTAGGGTAGGAAAGGAAGGGCGAGTTTGGTAGGAAGGTGAGTTCTGAGCGAGATGTGTTCGAGGCGTACATAGGGCCTCCAAAGGAAGGCGTCCAAATGGTTGAACACAAGGCTGTGACGCTTGGGAGAGAGGTCTGGATTTGGTGGGCAAAGCAAAGGAGAGGAAACCGTGCGGCATTACTAACAGTAAAGAATTGGAGAGGATGCTGGGTTCGGGGTGTGCAGAGTGTGGGCCATCAGGTGGCGGGGTAGCTCGGTCCCTGATTGCCTGGTCGCGTAGCCGGGAACTCTGCTCACCCACGGTCGGAGCCCAGAAGGGTGCGGATGGGTGGGGAGGAACTGGATTTAGCTCCTCCCGCCCTGCCTGCCCTGTCGCCCTCCTCAGCCATTGGGTAATTCTTCTGTCCGTCAAAGGCCCGCCTCCGCAGGTGAACCAATAAGAGCTGGAGAGAGGATGCTTCCTTCTCCATCTGGATCTGCACAAGGGGTCGCTTCAAGGAGGTGAGGCGGGAGTGGCGGCAGCCGCAGCACTGTGCGCAGGCGTGGAACTGACGGGACGGACCCGGTGGCAGTGGCGCAAGCTGGTGAGTGGGGAGCGAGGGTCCGAGGTAGGGAAGGGGGCGATCGCAGGATGGGGACCCCTCCAGCCCCGCCGGGCGTCCCCGGAGCCCAGCCCTCTGCGGCCGTCAGAATCGGTTCAGATGATGAGGTGGAAAGCGGAGGTGAGGTGAAATGAGGTGAGGGGGCGGGCCCGCAGTCACGGTCACCCCACCGCGCGCACGCGCCACGTGGGCTCTCGGACTCGCCAAGGACCCTTGGCTTCGGACCCCGGCACACGCACTAGCTGCGTTAGCCCTTGGAGCACCTCTGTGAGTTCGGCGCCTCGACTGAATTTCTCTATTTTACAGGCTGAGAAGCTGGAGCTCAGGGATGTGGCCGCGCCGGGGTACGGGCGCGATCGGGCTTGATAGACTCCAGAGATCGCACTCTTATCTATGAGGCTGTGGGGCAGAGACTTGAACTTGGGACCTGTGTTTTCTTCAGGGACGTGAAATTGTTTGGGTCCCGGCTGCGGCGGACCAACTTGCGTCCGGCGCTGCTCCCTGATTTCTCTGCAGGGCCCTGGAAGGGTGGGAGGTGCCAGGCGGCCTCTGTGGGCGTTGACCTACCGCTCCTGCCCCAAGTTCAGCGGGGTGGGCTGGCGGGGAGGAGGACGGTCCTCAGTTCTGAGAGTTCCCAGTGCCCCAACAGACAAACTGGCAGAGAGCAGGTCTCCTGAACGAAATCCGAAAACACGTGGGAAACGCTCCTCTTAGGTCACCcgggaaaatagaaaatagagcaggttttttttgtttgttttgctttgctttttgtctAAGAAGAGGTATCCTCAGCGTCTGTTGAAGGTGGTAGGAAACTGTTCCCTTCATGTCCTTGTGGAGGCAGATGTGAACATTTTGGAGATCAGTTTGGCATTATGAGTCTACACCCTTTGACCTACTGATTCCTCCTTTGGGAAATAAGTAGATTAAAACCTAAGTAGGGAAAAGGTTGGTGCATAAGGCAGTGCAATTTGGTGTTTTATCCATAGCCAGTAGAAACGACTTCTAAATCTACAACAATAGAGAACAGTTAAGGAAATTGAGATTGTTTATGCCAAAATAGGGTAGTACACATCCCTGAAATGTCTTTATCatgaataaaatgcttaaaagaaaaaaaaaatagattgtaaGTTGTGGTTTCAGttgtataaaaatgtatacagagTGACCAGAGGAGTCACTTAATGATAAAAGTATAACCACCTTTTTGGAGCAGAAGGATCAtatttcattgaatcctcacaaaaCCTTATAAGATGGGTATTCCCATCCCCCTGACAGACAGCTGGAGCTCAGGCAAGTGAAGCAGTGTGTCTGATGTTAGACAGCTGGTGTCACACCTGGTGTGCTGTTGGGCCTTTGGAAATGCTGCGTCTAGCCAGTATTTGAGGACCTGTTGTGTGTTGCATGGGGCTGGAGAGCCACTGGTGAGTAAGGGTTCCTGAATTCATGGAGCGTATAGACTAGTGGAGAAGCagatagatatttaaataaacacttacagTCTGTTGGGGAAAGTGAACCTGGGAGCTAGACACTGGGCTCTGGCAAGGGAAATATTTgggaaggaaaatataaaggggcccctgggtcaGCTGTGAGCAATGAGTGAGTTCTGTGGGGAAGCCTTCAGTGGCTCTGTATGAATGGAGAGCATATAAAAatcctgtttttctcattttctgaaatgttATTTATGCGTTGTAATGGGAGGTAGGGAGACTTGCTTAAGTATTTTGAATTTAGTCaactgttttactattttttaaaattttgttttttgagagagagagctcaaagagagagagagagcgcacaagcaggggaggggcagaaagagagcggGGGGAtgaaggatccaaagcaggctcctcattgacagcagagaacccgaaaATCAGGAATTCAGggtcaggaaccataagatcacgacctaagccgaagccggTCACTTAACTCACAGAACCACCCAactcttttaaagtttatcttaaaACACTTTTGTTCAGAATGgtagcaaaataaatgttttcagaagtctgtttttaagaaattaaatttgaattttcttcaaCTCTTTAATTTTCAGGTTTAAAGAAAGCCCCTTTTGCGGAAGGAACACATTTGCCAGTATCGCTGCAAAATGTCAAGTACTTTGCCCTTCTGGATCTTAAATTCTGCAAGGAACAGCATTGCCACGTTACAAGGGGGCAGACGTTTGTATTCAAGGTGTGcctcaaatagaaataaatcaaGATGGAGACTCTTTTCCCAGGGACCAGGCACCCTGAAGAGCAGTGCCCCGTGCAGTGGCTTTGCCCTGCAGAAAGCCTACAGACACACGTCAACAGAGGAAGACGATTTCCACTTGCAACTCAGCCCTGAGCAGGTAAATGAAGTGCTGCGAGCCGGTGAGTCGGCTCACAAGATCCTCGACCTCGTCAGTGGAGCCCCAAATTCAGTGTTACGGTTTGAGAGCAACCAACTGGCTGCCAATTCCCCAGTGGAGGACCGGCGAGGTGTGGCTTCCTGCCTGCAGACCAGCGGGCTGATGTTTGGCATCTTCGATGGACATGGTGGCCATGCATGTGCTCAAGCAGTGAGCGAGAGGCTCTTCTACTATGTGGCGGTGTCGCTGatgtcccagcagaccctggagcgGATGGAGGGAGCCATGGAAAGCATGAAGCCCCTGATGCCCATCCTGCAATGGCTCAAGCACCCAGGGGACAGTATCTACAAGGATGTCACGTCAGTGCACCTTGATCACCTCCGTGTCTACTGGCAGGAACTGCTTGACCTGCACATGGAAATGGGACTCAACATTAAGGAAGCATTAATGTATTCCTTCCAGAGACTGGATTCTGACATCTCGCTGGAAGTCCAGGCCCCCCTGGAAGATGAGATGACGAGGAACCTTTCACTCCAGGTGGCCTTCTCTGGGGCTACAGCTTGCATGGCCCATGTTGATGGAGTTCACTTGCATGTGGCAAACGCTGGTGACTGTCGGGCCATCCTTGGGGTCCAGGAGGACAATGGCATGTGGTCTTGTCTGCCCCTCACACGCGACCACAATGCCTGGAACCAAGCTGAGCTGTCACGGCTAAAGAGGGAGCACCCTGAATCAGAGGACAGGACAGTCATTGTGGACAACAGGCTGCTGGGCGTGCTCATGCCCTGCAGGGCCTTCGGGGATGTCCAGCTGAAGTGGAGTAAAGAGCTGCAGCGCAGTGTCCTGGAGAGGGGCTTTGACACCGAGGCCCTCAACATTTACCAGTTCACCCCCCCACACTACCACACTCCACCCTACCTGACTGCTGAGCCTGAGGTCACCTACCACCGGCTGAGGCCCCAGGATAAGTTCCTTGTGTTGGCCTCAGATGGCCTGTGGGACGTGCTGGACAATGAGGATGTGGTGAGGCTGGTGGTGGAGCACCTGGCAGAAGCAAGTCGGCACAAGCCGGACCTGGCCCAGAGACCCGCCAACCTAGGACTcatgcagagcctgctgcagCAGAGGAGAGCCCAGGGGCTGTGCGCGGCCGACCAAAATGCAGCCACGCGTCTGATCAGACACGCCATAGGGAGCAATGAGTATGGGGAGATGGAACCGGAGCGGCTAACAGCGATGCTGACTTTGCCAGAGGACTTGGCGAGGATGTACAGGGATGACATCACTGTCACCGTGGTGTATTTTAACTCAGACTCAATTGACGCATATTACAAAGGGGGTTAAGAGTGTCCCGTATTGCCAAGGTTAACTTAAAtgcttttctaaaacattttcatttactctTAAACTG
This genomic interval from Panthera leo isolate Ple1 chromosome E2, P.leo_Ple1_pat1.1, whole genome shotgun sequence contains the following:
- the PDP2 gene encoding pyruvate dehydrogenase [acetyl-transferring]-phosphatase 2, mitochondrial yields the protein MSSTLPFWILNSARNSIATLQGGRRLYSRCASNRNKSRWRLFSQGPGTLKSSAPCSGFALQKAYRHTSTEEDDFHLQLSPEQVNEVLRAGESAHKILDLVSGAPNSVLRFESNQLAANSPVEDRRGVASCLQTSGLMFGIFDGHGGHACAQAVSERLFYYVAVSLMSQQTLERMEGAMESMKPLMPILQWLKHPGDSIYKDVTSVHLDHLRVYWQELLDLHMEMGLNIKEALMYSFQRLDSDISLEVQAPLEDEMTRNLSLQVAFSGATACMAHVDGVHLHVANAGDCRAILGVQEDNGMWSCLPLTRDHNAWNQAELSRLKREHPESEDRTVIVDNRLLGVLMPCRAFGDVQLKWSKELQRSVLERGFDTEALNIYQFTPPHYHTPPYLTAEPEVTYHRLRPQDKFLVLASDGLWDVLDNEDVVRLVVEHLAEASRHKPDLAQRPANLGLMQSLLQQRRAQGLCAADQNAATRLIRHAIGSNEYGEMEPERLTAMLTLPEDLARMYRDDITVTVVYFNSDSIDAYYKGG